The Apium graveolens cultivar Ventura chromosome 11, ASM990537v1, whole genome shotgun sequence genome has a window encoding:
- the LOC141696085 gene encoding protein CHROMATIN REMODELING 4-like: MAGRLKKKPAWNGHSFKSLFSTPPSNVDAVKDEVDSSGRKFVAKETSVNAEKGLVYGSEEEKVQTSKVEVSDSNRESCDVGSKCGNTATLSKRKRDLCTDLHASPGRKTNNEFETCVACSKRQRLSDGKYCKTSYHPSSSDTCTDDVLVGVLQCFQCLNNKMQAGSYPLSADVEAIWNARETEISDAEGLRKKKQYFVKYRGRAHIHNRWILESRLSPEAEKLAEEFNKQREAVKWNEEWVVPQRLLKKRLLLSPDQENGAPPGTSGCQYEWLVKWRGLNYESVTWELDSFLSSVSGASLIKEYENRHKKALDDPSSLDKDRNGSLVKLQKLPAGSPPGLSTSHLETVNKLREFLYKGQSAIVFDDKDRIIKTVLYIGSLSDICQPFLIITTSSLLPLWETEFLRALPSVDVVVYNGSSENRECIRTLEFYDDDGRIMLQVLLSSVEIVVEDFVFLDSIKWKVVIVDECEQPKVSSQFSQIKMLAANVKILLYNGLWKDNVPEYLSLLSMLETCGDSTNTDELKAESIDNLCKLRGRLSLYAACEGKSSSSKFLEFWVPSIISNAQLEQYCDTLLSNSISLCSNSRTDPIGALRDIVFSTRKSCDHPYIVDPSLKHLITKDLPPVNFLDAEIKASGKLQLLEMMLLEIKKRQLRVLILFQSVAGSGRDTLGLGDILDDFLRERFGADAYERVDGGFPSKSRANSIEQFQQGEWKICVLVRKSCLSPSY, translated from the exons ATGGCTGGAAGATTAAAGAAAAAGCCAGCGTGGAATGGCCACTCGTTTAAATCATTGTTTAGCACACCACCTTCAAATGTTGATGCAG TTAAAGATGAAGTGGACTCCTCAGGAAGGAAATTTGTTGCTAAAGAGACTTCAGTAAATGCCGAAAAGGGTCTTGTATATGGTTCTGAAGAAGAGAAGGTGCAAACTTCTAAAGTGGAAGTTTCTGATTCCAATAGAGAATCCTGTGACGTtggtagtaaatgtggtaatacCGCTACATTgtcaaaaagaaaaagggatttgTGCACGGATCTTCATGCATCTCCTGGGCGCAAAACTAATAATGAATTTGAAACATGTGTTGCGTGCTCGAAAAGGCAAAG GTTAAGTGATGGTAAATATTGTAAGACAAGCTACCATCCATCTTCTTCAGATACTTGCACGGATGATGTCCTAGTCGGAGTTTTGCAGTGCTTTCAATGTTTGAACAATAAGATGCAGGCTGGTTCCTATCCATTGTCTGCAGATGTGGAGGCAATATGGAATGCTAGAGAAACTGAGATCTCAGATGCTGAAG GATTACGAAAGAAAAAACAATATTTTGTCAAGTACAGAGGTCGTGCTCACATTCACAACCGGTGGATTCTGGAAAGTCGGTTGTCTCCTGAAGCTGAAAAACTTGCTGAAGAATTTAACAAACAAAGAGAG GCTGTGAAGTGGAATGAAGAGTGGGTTGTACCTCAGAGACTACTGAAGAAAAGATTGTTACTGTCCCCTGACCAGGAGAATGGTGCTCCTCCTGGCACTTCAGGCTGTCAGTATGAGTGGCTTGTGAAGTGGCGTGGGCTTAATTATGAAAGTGTTACATGGGAGTTGGACAGTTTTCTGAGCTCTGTTTCTGGTGCTAGTCTTATAAAGGAGTACGAGAATCGTCACAAGAAGGCATTGGATGATCCATCTTCTCTTGATAAG GATAGGAATGGGTCCTTAGTCAAACTTCAGAAACTTCCAGCTGGGAGTCCACCTGGATTGAGTACCAGTCACCTTGAGACTGTAAACAAGCTGCGGGAGTTTTTGTATAAAGGACAGAGTGCAATTGTATTTGATGATAAG GACAGAATAATAAAGACAGTCTTATATATTGGATCCTTATCCGATATTTGTCAGCCCTTCCTTATTATAACAACTTCCAGTTTGCTTCCTCTGTGGGAAACTGAGTTCTTGCGAGCACTGCCATCTGTAGATGTTGTAGTATATAATGGGAGTAGTGAGAACAGAGAATGTATCAGGACCCTGGAGTTCTATGACGATGATGGTAGGATTATGCTTCAAGTGCTTTTATCCTCGGTGGAAATCGTGGTTGAG GATTTTGTATTCTTGGACTCCATTAAATGGAAAGTAGTAATAGTTGATGAGTGTGAACAACCTAAAGTCTCATCTCAATTCTCACAAATTAAGATGTTAGCCGCTAATGTAAAGATTCTACTTTATAATGGTCTATGGAAG GATAATGTACCTGAATACTTAAGTCTGCTTTCAATGCTTGAAACTTGCGGTGATTCTACAAATACTGACGAACTTAAAGCCGAGTCAATCGACAATCTTTGTAAACTGAGAGGGAGATTGTCACTATATGCTGCGTGTGAGGGCAAATCAAGCTCTTCCAAGTTTTTAGAGTTTTGGGTTCCTTCTATAATATCCAATGCGCAGCTTGAGCAGTACTGTGATACTCTTTTATCTAATTCTATATCACTATGCTCGAATTCGAGGACTGATCCTATAGGGGCTCTCCGGGATATTGTCTTCTCAACTAGAAAG AGCTGTGACCATCCTTACATTGTCGATCCTTCTCTCAAACACCTAATAACTAAAGATCTTCCTCCCGTAAATTTTTTGGATGCGGAGATTAAAGCCAGTGGAAAATTACAACTCCTGGAGATGATGCTTCTAGAAATTAAAAAACGACAACTGAGAGTTCTAATTCTGTTTCAG TCAGTAGCTGGATCTGGAAGAGACACACTGGGACTAGGAGATATATTGGATGATTTCTTAAGGGAGAGATTTGGTGCAGATGCCTATGAACGTGTTGATGGAGGGTTCCCATCTAAATCGAGGGCAAACAGCATTGAACAATTTCAACAAGGGGAATGGAAGATTTGTGTTCTTGTTAGAAAATCGTGCTTGTCTCCCAGCTATTAA